In Paenibacillus sp. FSL M7-0420, a single genomic region encodes these proteins:
- a CDS encoding helix-turn-helix transcriptional regulator: MAKKSQESGSTRRMIMTLLKMRGPLTISALAEELGITEMGVRRHVLQLEQESLVRTKVVRQAMGRPMHVYSLTERAEDHFPKSYHNLALELLRELDLGSGVDAVNMLFEGRKRRMLAQYSKVMQSRELEERVAELTTIQNAGGYMAEWGREEDGSYTLREYNCPIRQVATQYRKACQCEQHLFEELLEAKVTRSECMAEGGQCCRYAITPIPKQKTSEIKG; this comes from the coding sequence ATGGCGAAGAAAAGTCAGGAGAGCGGTTCAACCCGGCGGATGATTATGACGCTACTGAAGATGAGAGGTCCGCTGACGATCAGCGCTCTTGCTGAGGAATTGGGAATTACCGAGATGGGAGTCCGCCGCCATGTGCTTCAGCTGGAGCAGGAGTCGCTTGTAAGGACCAAGGTTGTGCGCCAGGCCATGGGACGTCCGATGCATGTATATTCGCTTACCGAGCGGGCGGAGGATCATTTTCCCAAAAGCTATCACAATCTGGCGCTGGAGCTGCTGCGGGAGCTGGACCTCGGAAGCGGAGTGGATGCGGTCAATATGCTGTTCGAAGGCCGCAAGCGGCGGATGCTTGCCCAGTACAGCAAGGTGATGCAGAGCCGTGAGCTGGAGGAGCGGGTTGCGGAGCTGACAACCATTCAGAATGCCGGGGGCTACATGGCGGAGTGGGGCAGGGAAGAGGACGGCTCTTACACACTGCGGGAGTATAATTGTCCCATCCGTCAGGTGGCTACCCAGTACCGCAAGGCTTGCCAGTGCGAGCAGCATTTGTTCGAGGAGCTGCTGGAGGCGAAGGTGACGCGCAGTGAGTGTATGGCGGAAGGCGGCCAATGCTGCCGGTATGCAATCACGCCGATTCCCAAGCAGAAAACTTCCGAAATCAAGGGCTGA
- a CDS encoding Dabb family protein, with amino-acid sequence MIKHIVFFKLKDRSPDKVAETVAVLRNMEGRIPQLLSIEVGADLIHSERSFDIALVTVVASMEDLQAYQVHPAHKEVIAHINEVKELSVAVDYEI; translated from the coding sequence ATGATCAAGCATATTGTTTTCTTCAAATTAAAGGACCGGTCCCCGGACAAGGTCGCAGAGACTGTTGCAGTCCTCCGTAATATGGAAGGAAGAATTCCGCAGCTGCTGTCCATTGAAGTCGGGGCCGATCTGATTCACTCGGAGCGTTCGTTCGATATCGCCCTGGTCACGGTTGTGGCCTCGATGGAGGATCTGCAGGCGTATCAGGTGCATCCGGCCCACAAGGAAGTCATTGCCCATATCAACGAGGTCAAGGAGTTGTCGGTAGCGGTCGATTACGAGATCTGA
- a CDS encoding YtxH domain-containing protein produces MMKKDNKNLLWGVLAGSIVGSVTALLFAPKPGKELRKDIAEGTTDAVDKVQVIAGQASEKTTEIYGKAKEAVVSVVSEVKDWSKSVKDAVEEADVATVSGIAEQAVEVTDAVEAVRDEVAAYEAAEEAAVVEAEIEAVTGTDAAVAEAIEDGKTAGKLS; encoded by the coding sequence ATGATGAAAAAAGATAACAAAAACTTGCTCTGGGGCGTACTTGCCGGCAGTATTGTAGGATCGGTGACAGCGCTGCTGTTCGCCCCTAAACCGGGTAAGGAGCTGCGTAAGGATATTGCCGAAGGCACAACGGATGCGGTGGATAAGGTTCAGGTTATTGCCGGCCAGGCCAGCGAGAAAACTACAGAGATCTACGGTAAGGCCAAAGAAGCAGTAGTCTCCGTAGTAAGCGAAGTTAAGGATTGGAGCAAATCCGTCAAGGATGCGGTGGAAGAAGCAGATGTAGCTACTGTTAGCGGCATTGCGGAGCAGGCTGTGGAAGTTACCGATGCAGTGGAAGCTGTACGCGACGAGGTGGCTGCATATGAGGCTGCTGAGGAAGCGGCAGTGGTGGAGGCTGAGATTGAAGCTGTGACCGGTACAGATGCAGCTGTAGCGGAAGCTATCGAGGACGGCAAGACCGCAGGAAAGCTGTCCTAA
- the racE gene encoding glutamate racemase, with protein sequence MQQAIAILDSGVGGLTVVKEVMRQLPREKIIYFGDTARAPYGPRSTEEVKLFTEQIVDYLIQFNPKMIVIACNTATAAALDYISAKVAIPVIGVIHPGARAAISASKTGQVGVIGTIGTITSGAYTAALKQLSPFVQVVSQACPALVPYVEQGLFRSEESHLAVAKSLNGIKYEPIDTLILGCTHYPFLVEPISKVMGPGVKLISSADETAREISTILYDKGQLARGDESPIHQFFCSGDAEIFQRIARDWLGEQISRTPVVWQVSTM encoded by the coding sequence GTGCAGCAGGCAATAGCAATATTAGACTCAGGCGTAGGAGGATTGACCGTAGTCAAGGAAGTGATGCGACAGCTCCCCCGGGAGAAAATCATCTATTTCGGCGATACGGCAAGAGCCCCGTACGGACCCCGTTCCACTGAGGAAGTGAAATTGTTCACTGAACAAATCGTGGACTATTTAATTCAATTTAATCCTAAAATGATCGTCATTGCTTGCAACACAGCAACAGCAGCAGCGCTTGATTATATCTCCGCCAAGGTAGCCATTCCTGTGATCGGAGTCATTCACCCCGGTGCCCGCGCCGCCATCAGCGCATCCAAGACCGGACAGGTCGGCGTGATCGGGACCATCGGCACGATTACAAGCGGTGCCTATACGGCGGCGCTGAAGCAGCTGTCTCCCTTTGTTCAGGTGGTCAGCCAAGCCTGCCCGGCGCTTGTGCCCTACGTGGAGCAGGGGTTATTCCGCTCGGAGGAGAGCCATCTGGCAGTGGCCAAATCACTGAACGGGATCAAGTATGAGCCGATCGATACGCTGATTCTCGGCTGCACCCATTATCCGTTCCTGGTCGAGCCGATCAGCAAGGTGATGGGACCCGGCGTCAAGCTGATCAGCTCGGCGGATGAGACGGCCCGGGAGATCAGCACCATCCTCTACGATAAAGGCCAGCTGGCGCGCGGGGATGAGAGTCCGATTCACCAGTTCTTCTGCAGTGGAGATGCGGAGATCTTCCAGCGGATCGCCCGGGACTGGCTGGGCGAGCAGATCAGCCGGACGCCAGTAGTCTGGCAAGTATCTACTATGTAG
- a CDS encoding metal ABC transporter substrate-binding protein — MLKFKTNAKSTSAAQSTFRIRNLAALSLTAMLVISGCGNNTATKAASTSSPAASPSAAVEASPVPAADKLNIKVSFYPMYEFTKSITGDLANVEVLVPPGVEPHDWEPTAKDMADITDADVLVYNGAGMEGWAQQIVDGAAGSDLITIEASKGLQIIEGTEHEHEHEHEHSHEEGAAGEADHDHDHEHHHDESATEGSGHDHSHNDSSAGEADHDHDHDHGGLDPHVWLDPVMAIKEVRTIEAALSAAFPGNAAAFHANSDAYIAKLEKLDQDFRAGLQNTKRKDFITQHAAFGYLAQQYGLTQVPIAGLSPEQEPSAAQMAKIVEFAKANKVTTIFFETLVSSSVADTIAQEIGAKTAVLNPIEGLSEEDAARNLDYLSLMRQNLEALIQALNE; from the coding sequence ATGTTAAAATTCAAGACCAATGCAAAATCCACTTCGGCTGCACAGTCCACATTCAGAATCCGTAATCTTGCCGCCTTGTCCCTGACTGCCATGCTGGTGATCTCCGGCTGCGGCAACAACACTGCGACGAAAGCTGCGTCTACCAGTAGTCCGGCGGCTTCACCATCGGCTGCAGTTGAAGCCTCACCAGTACCGGCAGCAGATAAATTGAACATTAAGGTTAGCTTTTATCCGATGTATGAATTTACGAAAAGCATTACCGGTGACCTCGCCAATGTGGAGGTGCTGGTCCCGCCCGGAGTCGAGCCGCATGACTGGGAGCCAACGGCGAAGGATATGGCCGATATTACAGATGCAGATGTGCTTGTCTATAATGGCGCAGGCATGGAAGGCTGGGCGCAGCAGATTGTGGACGGTGCTGCCGGAAGTGATCTGATTACGATAGAGGCGAGTAAAGGACTCCAGATTATCGAAGGAACAGAGCATGAACATGAGCACGAGCATGAGCACAGCCATGAAGAGGGAGCTGCGGGAGAAGCTGACCACGACCATGATCATGAGCACCATCATGATGAATCCGCAACAGAAGGAAGCGGCCATGACCATTCCCATAATGATTCCTCTGCCGGTGAAGCAGACCATGACCATGACCACGACCATGGCGGTCTCGATCCGCATGTCTGGCTGGACCCAGTGATGGCTATCAAGGAGGTCCGCACCATTGAAGCAGCACTCTCCGCAGCTTTTCCAGGGAATGCAGCCGCCTTCCACGCTAACAGCGATGCTTACATCGCCAAGCTGGAGAAGCTGGATCAGGATTTCAGAGCCGGGCTTCAAAATACAAAGCGTAAGGACTTTATTACCCAGCATGCCGCCTTTGGTTATCTGGCACAGCAATATGGCTTGACTCAGGTGCCGATTGCCGGGTTGTCGCCCGAGCAGGAGCCGTCTGCTGCACAGATGGCCAAGATCGTGGAGTTCGCCAAGGCGAATAAGGTGACTACGATCTTTTTCGAGACCTTGGTCTCCTCCAGTGTCGCCGATACTATTGCCCAGGAAATAGGAGCCAAGACCGCCGTGCTGAACCCAATCGAAGGATTATCAGAGGAAGACGCTGCCCGTAATCTCGATTATCTGAGTCTGATGCGGCAGAATCTTGAAGCGCTAATTCAGGCGTTGAACGAATAA
- a CDS encoding metal ABC transporter ATP-binding protein: MILSSIRDVVFGYGDEPVIDRLSLDLEAGQFIGITGPNGAAKTTLLKLMLGLLKPWSGTVTLNREITGGGRLTIGYVPQQVASFNAGFPSKVIELVRSGCYSGLGLFRRFTKEQEALVESSLRQVEMWEYRNRRIGELSGGQKQRICIARALAQQPQVLVLDEPVTGMDAASRTGFYELMRHYVSRHGRTVIMVTHGLEETSSYLDTVITLERKEQEGWTCLVTNSCNAHFGQEA, from the coding sequence ATGATTTTGTCATCCATCAGGGATGTGGTATTCGGTTACGGGGATGAGCCGGTCATTGACCGCTTGTCGCTGGATCTGGAGGCCGGACAGTTCATTGGGATTACCGGACCGAACGGGGCAGCGAAGACCACGCTGCTGAAGCTGATGCTGGGCCTGCTGAAGCCTTGGAGCGGAACGGTTACGCTGAACCGGGAAATTACCGGAGGGGGCAGGCTTACAATCGGGTATGTGCCGCAGCAGGTAGCCTCCTTCAATGCCGGATTTCCGAGCAAGGTGATTGAGCTGGTCCGTTCCGGCTGCTATTCGGGGCTGGGATTGTTCCGCCGCTTCACTAAGGAACAGGAGGCGCTCGTCGAGAGCAGCCTGCGGCAGGTGGAGATGTGGGAGTACCGTAACCGGAGAATCGGCGAGCTGTCAGGCGGACAGAAGCAGCGGATCTGCATCGCCCGCGCGCTGGCCCAGCAGCCGCAGGTGCTGGTACTGGATGAGCCGGTAACCGGGATGGATGCTGCCAGCCGCACCGGATTCTATGAGCTGATGCGGCATTATGTCAGCCGCCACGGCCGGACCGTCATTATGGTTACACACGGCCTGGAAGAGACAAGTTCCTATCTGGATACCGTGATTACGCTGGAACGCAAGGAGCAGGAGGGCTGGACATGCTTGGTTACGAATTCATGCAACGCGCATTTTGGGCAGGAGGCCTGA
- a CDS encoding GTP-binding protein: MDKIPVTVLSGYLGSGKTTLLNHILHNREGLKVAVIVNDMSEVNVDANLVKSGSSLSRTEEKLVEMSNGCICCTLRDDLLREVNHLASEGRFDYILIESSGISEPVPVAQTFTYPNPELDIDLTELARLDTMVTVVDANRFWHDFASGDSLLDRNMMAGEGDFRDIVDLLIDQIETCDVLLLNKCDLVEEAELNKLEAVLRSLQPRAKIIRTVNAQVELSEILNTGLFDFEQTSQSSGWIAELAKEEHTPETEEYGITSFVYRRRVPFHPQRLSFFFSNWPSEVVRAKGLVWLAASGDLAATISQAGPSIQFGPAGYWLATLPEQQQQEVLAAEPDVLAKWDGQWGDRLNEIVFIGVQMNREDIEARLDRCLLTAEEMKQDWTAFNNPLPWPVEELLAAGQE; this comes from the coding sequence ATGGACAAAATTCCTGTAACAGTGCTAAGCGGATATCTTGGCTCCGGCAAGACTACACTGCTCAATCATATTTTGCATAACCGTGAGGGCCTGAAGGTCGCTGTTATCGTCAATGATATGAGTGAAGTGAATGTGGATGCGAATCTGGTGAAATCCGGCAGCAGCCTCTCCCGCACCGAGGAGAAGCTGGTGGAGATGTCCAATGGCTGCATCTGCTGCACCCTGCGCGATGACCTGCTGCGCGAAGTGAATCATCTCGCCTCGGAGGGGCGCTTCGATTACATTCTGATCGAATCCTCCGGGATCAGCGAGCCGGTCCCGGTGGCTCAGACCTTCACTTACCCGAACCCGGAGCTGGATATCGACCTGACAGAGCTGGCCCGGCTGGACACGATGGTTACGGTGGTCGATGCCAACCGCTTCTGGCATGATTTCGCCTCGGGCGACAGTCTGCTGGACCGCAATATGATGGCGGGCGAAGGCGACTTCCGGGATATCGTCGATCTGCTGATTGATCAGATCGAGACCTGTGATGTGCTGCTGCTCAACAAGTGTGATCTCGTGGAGGAGGCAGAGCTGAACAAGCTGGAGGCCGTTCTGCGCAGTCTTCAGCCGCGCGCGAAGATCATCCGTACGGTGAACGCACAAGTGGAGCTATCCGAGATTCTGAATACGGGATTATTCGATTTCGAACAGACCAGCCAGTCGTCCGGCTGGATCGCAGAGCTTGCCAAAGAGGAACACACACCGGAGACTGAGGAATACGGCATCACCTCCTTCGTCTACCGCCGGAGAGTACCGTTCCACCCGCAGCGGCTGAGCTTCTTCTTCAGTAACTGGCCCTCTGAGGTTGTCCGGGCAAAAGGGTTAGTCTGGCTGGCAGCCAGCGGTGATCTGGCAGCGACCATCAGCCAGGCAGGGCCGTCGATCCAGTTCGGTCCCGCCGGTTATTGGCTGGCTACCCTGCCGGAGCAGCAGCAGCAGGAAGTGCTGGCTGCGGAACCGGATGTGCTGGCGAAGTGGGACGGGCAGTGGGGAGACCGGCTGAATGAGATCGTCTTCATCGGAGTTCAGATGAACCGTGAGGATATCGAAGCCCGCCTGGACCGCTGCCTGCTGACCGCAGAGGAGATGAAGCAGGACTGGACGGCATTCAACAACCCGCTTCCTTGGCCTGTCGAGGAGCTGCTTGCTGCCGGACAGGAATAG
- a CDS encoding DUF86 domain-containing protein: MYYVNRKQIEVILEQIPDLKRGLAHAASAWDGSTLLGLVQERCLHLAVEVVTDVGSCLIDGFIMRDAGSYEDIISIIHEEKVLGDSGIYEDLTSLVALRKPLVQDYFVWERKELHPMTRTLPDILEKFACEVRRYLDQELGSGVTG, from the coding sequence GTGTATTATGTCAACCGGAAGCAAATAGAAGTTATTCTTGAACAGATCCCTGATCTTAAGCGAGGTCTAGCACATGCTGCTTCTGCCTGGGACGGCAGTACGCTCTTGGGTCTGGTGCAGGAACGGTGCTTACATCTGGCCGTTGAAGTCGTGACGGATGTAGGCAGCTGTCTGATTGACGGGTTCATTATGCGTGATGCCGGAAGCTACGAGGATATTATATCTATTATCCATGAGGAAAAGGTGCTGGGAGACAGCGGGATCTATGAGGATCTGACCTCGCTGGTCGCCTTGCGCAAGCCGCTGGTTCAGGATTATTTCGTGTGGGAACGCAAAGAGCTGCACCCCATGACCCGGACGCTGCCGGATATTCTGGAGAAGTTCGCCTGCGAGGTGCGCAGGTATCTGGATCAGGAGCTGGGCAGCGGGGTCACGGGCTAG
- a CDS encoding CobW family GTP-binding protein produces MKIPVIILSGFLGSGKTTLLLSLLKESQRRGLNPGVIMNELGAKDVDGYILQESTGTSVEKLLDGCICCSRKEELPRSLTALLMRRPDIIYIELTGVADPDEIAKSLLAPALADRLQLHHAITLLDAENALEYSSRFSSDKQLVRTLRKQITTADLIIVNKSDLVEPETLWKIEKMVYKQNSESEIVFTHYSQINLAPLLTGIAVRGFKGSAPRRGPGNISGATLQRMNTGSRSGGSMAAVHEPESETDGSFAQVAAVTLTVPPAWTGSLRQEELEQFLRQWGYSLLRAKGHVRLAGRESVQLVQLAGNRISWEVSSYPGQPYIVCIGLNLDEKAISRSWASLFS; encoded by the coding sequence ATGAAGATACCTGTGATTATACTGAGCGGATTTCTGGGGAGCGGAAAGACAACCCTGCTGCTGAGTCTGCTGAAGGAGAGCCAACGGAGAGGGCTGAACCCGGGGGTTATCATGAATGAGCTGGGCGCAAAGGATGTGGACGGCTATATCCTGCAGGAGAGTACCGGCACAAGTGTGGAAAAGCTGCTGGACGGCTGTATCTGCTGCAGCCGCAAGGAGGAGCTGCCGCGCAGCCTGACCGCCCTGCTTATGCGCCGCCCGGATATCATCTACATCGAGCTTACAGGGGTAGCTGACCCGGACGAGATCGCGAAGTCGCTGCTGGCACCGGCGCTGGCAGACCGGCTGCAGCTGCACCACGCCATTACACTGCTGGATGCCGAGAATGCACTGGAGTACAGCAGCCGCTTCTCGTCCGACAAGCAGCTCGTCCGCACCCTGCGCAAGCAGATCACCACCGCTGATCTCATCATCGTCAACAAAAGCGATCTGGTAGAACCGGAGACTCTGTGGAAGATTGAGAAGATGGTCTACAAGCAAAATTCGGAATCCGAGATTGTATTCACCCACTACAGCCAGATTAATCTCGCCCCGCTGCTGACAGGCATCGCTGTACGCGGATTTAAGGGCTCTGCTCCCCGGCGCGGTCCCGGCAATATCAGCGGCGCCACCCTCCAGCGGATGAACACGGGCAGTAGGAGCGGCGGCAGCATGGCGGCAGTACATGAGCCTGAATCCGAAACGGACGGCTCTTTCGCCCAAGTGGCAGCAGTGACGTTAACCGTTCCCCCGGCATGGACCGGGAGCCTCCGTCAGGAGGAGCTGGAGCAATTTTTGCGGCAATGGGGCTACAGTCTGCTCCGGGCCAAGGGCCATGTACGGCTGGCAGGCCGGGAGTCCGTGCAATTGGTGCAGCTGGCGGGTAACCGTATTTCCTGGGAGGTATCAAGCTACCCGGGCCAGCCTTATATCGTCTGCATCGGTCTGAATCTGGACGAGAAGGCAATCAGCCGCAGCTGGGCGTCGTTATTCAGCTAA
- the rpsN gene encoding 30S ribosomal protein S14, protein MAKKSKVVKEQKRQELVAKYADKRRELKAAGDVMALQKLPRDSSATRQKNRCSVSGRPRGYLSTFKISRIVFRELAHKGQIPGVTKSSW, encoded by the coding sequence GTGGCTAAGAAGTCAAAGGTTGTAAAGGAACAGAAGCGGCAGGAGCTGGTGGCGAAGTACGCTGACAAACGCAGAGAGCTGAAGGCGGCGGGCGATGTGATGGCACTGCAGAAGCTGCCCCGGGATTCCTCAGCCACCCGTCAAAAAAACAGATGCAGCGTGTCCGGCAGACCGCGCGGCTATCTGAGTACATTCAAGATATCCCGGATCGTCTTCCGGGAGCTGGCACATAAAGGGCAAATTCCGGGCGTTACCAAGTCCAGCTGGTAG
- the rpmG gene encoding 50S ribosomal protein L33, whose amino-acid sequence MRVIVTLACTETGDRNYTTTKNKRTTPERLEMRKYCPRLKRITLHRETR is encoded by the coding sequence ATGAGAGTAATCGTTACCTTAGCCTGTACAGAGACGGGCGACCGCAACTACACCACTACGAAGAATAAGAGAACGACACCGGAACGCCTGGAGATGAGAAAATATTGCCCGCGCCTGAAGCGCATCACGCTGCACCGGGAGACCCGCTAA
- a CDS encoding helix-turn-helix domain-containing protein has product MAKNQQETHKIQAWSLINRKYLGQGVRVKRFRRPKRSQIRNRVLLAILMAKDMKLSRLAEELSVSSRSVSAWVYEGRIPSRTNLDKVCRHLGYPPHILFNEALLRQSPIVCQPTPSRFMKRTLAHSPQHNAILTGLCMVYDFSVTDVSIWIGVHPGTFRKWLHHCHLPTLALQEKAENFFRIPRHILFADCELH; this is encoded by the coding sequence ATGGCTAAAAATCAGCAAGAAACACATAAAATTCAGGCCTGGTCTCTGATCAACCGCAAATATCTTGGACAAGGCGTACGGGTCAAAAGATTTCGCCGCCCCAAACGCAGCCAGATCCGCAACCGCGTTCTGCTGGCCATCCTGATGGCCAAGGACATGAAGCTCTCCCGGCTCGCAGAAGAGCTCTCCGTCTCCTCACGCAGCGTAAGCGCATGGGTATATGAAGGACGCATTCCCTCCAGAACCAATCTGGACAAGGTCTGCCGCCATTTAGGCTATCCGCCCCATATCCTGTTCAATGAAGCTCTTCTGCGGCAAAGTCCGATTGTGTGCCAGCCGACCCCATCCCGTTTCATGAAAAGAACGCTCGCCCATTCACCGCAGCACAACGCGATTCTGACCGGACTCTGCATGGTATATGATTTCTCGGTAACCGATGTCAGCATCTGGATCGGCGTCCATCCCGGCACCTTCCGCAAGTGGCTGCACCACTGCCATCTGCCTACCCTGGCCCTGCAGGAGAAGGCCGAGAATTTCTTCCGCATTCCGCGGCATATCCTGTTCGCCGACTGCGAGCTGCATTAA
- a CDS encoding class I SAM-dependent methyltransferase has product MTGYWSKRFAQEGMIWGSEPSPSAEWAKRKFQEAGVSTVLVPGAGYGRNTKVFSADFNVYGIELSEPALELAAAWDPGTSFIAGSALEPQLGQPVDAVYCYDVLHLFLAGERRRLIEASLSQVRTGGLLYFTSFSDEDPHNGCGRELEPGTFEYKENKYAHFFSDADLREHFAGTEIVETGSFTESLQSPQSGTHEYILRTILAIKR; this is encoded by the coding sequence ATGACCGGGTATTGGAGTAAGAGATTTGCGCAGGAGGGAATGATCTGGGGCAGTGAGCCAAGCCCGTCGGCAGAATGGGCGAAGCGGAAATTCCAGGAGGCAGGAGTATCCACTGTACTCGTTCCGGGTGCCGGGTATGGGCGGAATACCAAGGTATTCTCTGCTGATTTTAATGTATACGGGATAGAATTAAGTGAACCGGCGCTTGAGCTGGCCGCAGCATGGGACCCGGGAACTAGCTTTATTGCAGGCTCGGCACTGGAGCCGCAGCTGGGGCAGCCTGTAGATGCCGTCTACTGCTACGATGTTCTGCATTTATTCCTCGCCGGGGAACGCCGCAGGCTGATTGAGGCCAGTCTCAGTCAGGTCAGGACGGGAGGACTGCTCTATTTCACCAGCTTCTCCGATGAAGACCCCCATAACGGCTGCGGACGAGAGCTGGAGCCGGGCACTTTTGAATATAAAGAGAATAAATATGCCCACTTCTTCAGCGATGCCGATTTGCGGGAGCATTTTGCCGGGACGGAGATTGTGGAGACGGGTTCATTTACCGAGTCTTTGCAGAGCCCGCAGAGCGGGACTCATGAATACATACTAAGAACGATCCTTGCGATCAAACGGTAG
- a CDS encoding metal ABC transporter permease, with product MLGYEFMQRAFWAGGLIGLIGPLLGVYLMLRRQVLMADTLSHVSLAGVALGSVLGWNPALSGFAVAVAGGLIIEQLRRSYRTYSELPVAIIMTSGLALAVVLMSLKQNLTKSFSSYLFGSIVAVSDTQLKLIAVVAAAGLLYFIILRRPLYSLTFDEETAAISGVRTGWLSFSFAVLTGMTVAAAMPVVGVLLVSALIVLPASIALRIASGFTAAIMISVGVGLTGVFSGLTASYYINTPPGGTIALILLVFLLAAITVQKLIRLQSRRSLYSSKANEEKGSHNIC from the coding sequence ATGCTTGGTTACGAATTCATGCAACGCGCATTTTGGGCAGGAGGCCTGATCGGGCTGATTGGACCCTTGCTGGGAGTCTACCTGATGCTGCGCAGGCAGGTACTGATGGCCGATACGCTGTCGCATGTCTCCCTTGCCGGAGTAGCACTGGGTTCCGTACTGGGATGGAATCCTGCTCTGAGCGGATTCGCTGTAGCTGTAGCAGGAGGGCTGATTATTGAACAGCTGCGCCGCTCTTACCGTACATACAGCGAGCTTCCGGTTGCTATTATTATGACCTCCGGTCTGGCGCTGGCCGTCGTGCTGATGAGCCTGAAGCAGAATCTGACCAAGAGCTTCAGCTCCTATCTGTTCGGCTCCATCGTTGCCGTAAGTGATACTCAGCTTAAGCTGATCGCCGTGGTGGCCGCAGCCGGTCTTCTCTACTTCATCATTCTGCGCCGCCCATTGTACAGCCTGACCTTCGACGAAGAGACGGCCGCTATCAGCGGTGTCCGTACCGGGTGGTTGTCCTTCTCGTTCGCCGTCCTAACCGGCATGACCGTTGCCGCAGCTATGCCGGTGGTGGGTGTGCTGCTCGTATCCGCTCTGATTGTGCTGCCCGCTTCTATAGCGCTGCGGATTGCATCGGGCTTCACGGCAGCCATAATGATCTCCGTCGGCGTGGGATTGACCGGTGTGTTCAGCGGGCTTACAGCTTCCTACTATATTAACACGCCTCCAGGAGGCACGATTGCACTCATTCTGCTGGTATTTCTGCTAGCTGCCATTACCGTACAGAAGCTGATCCGGTTGCAAAGCCGCCGGAGCCTGTATTCCTCCAAAGCCAATGAAGAAAAGGGGTCTCACAACATATGTTAA